One window of the Streptomyces asoensis genome contains the following:
- a CDS encoding TerD family protein, which produces MSGLNKGIRKVEMALKWDPSPTGQPPTDLDIVAATYLESDPHGAPAYVVHFDSRSPDGTIYLNRDSKDGKGFGWDEVMTLELDRLDARYARVVVGVVIQQNPEHRTFVGVLNPAFRIREGYTVLDEDDFAGVLGATAATVGEFLRESSDGWSFHSGVQGFEDDPATFTRTMGQVRHS; this is translated from the coding sequence GTGAGCGGCCTCAACAAGGGAATCCGCAAAGTCGAGATGGCGCTGAAGTGGGACCCGAGTCCGACGGGTCAGCCACCCACCGACCTGGACATCGTGGCCGCGACCTACCTGGAGAGCGATCCGCATGGTGCCCCTGCCTATGTGGTGCACTTCGACAGTCGCTCCCCCGACGGAACGATCTACCTCAACCGGGACAGCAAGGACGGCAAGGGCTTCGGCTGGGACGAGGTGATGACGCTGGAGCTCGACCGCCTGGACGCGCGGTACGCGCGCGTGGTCGTCGGTGTCGTCATCCAGCAGAACCCGGAGCACAGGACGTTCGTCGGTGTGCTCAACCCCGCCTTCCGGATAAGGGAGGGCTACACCGTCCTGGACGAGGACGACTTCGCCGGCGTCCTCGGTGCGACCGCGGCGACGGTCGGGGAGTTCCTGCGCGAGTCGTCCGACGGATGGTCGTTCCACTCCGGCGTCCAGGGCTTCGAGGACGACCCGGCGACGTTCACCAGGACCATGGGCCAGGTGCGCCACTCCTGA
- a CDS encoding YdbC family protein yields MLVKWIRCTVVDRRGFERGQRKWAGLLGEPGFRGQGGGWSRGRPSVAHVFAFWESRAFYDSFMARSHDRLAAAQSGTFKDAQVRLFDYRFDVKTGFEPRFTDSDLLRVALCRVHEERAEHFTLMQEKVWNPAMAGSPGMIRGLFAEAPGHEFMVLSMWRSEAEHGKYRTERVERLALRAQTEADISALTGDIVELESTWTV; encoded by the coding sequence GTGCTGGTCAAGTGGATTCGCTGCACCGTGGTGGACCGCCGCGGTTTCGAACGGGGACAGCGAAAGTGGGCGGGGCTTCTGGGGGAGCCGGGGTTCCGGGGGCAGGGCGGGGGCTGGAGCAGGGGGCGGCCCTCCGTTGCGCATGTCTTCGCGTTCTGGGAGAGCCGTGCCTTCTACGACTCCTTCATGGCGCGTTCCCATGACCGGCTGGCGGCGGCTCAGTCGGGCACTTTCAAGGACGCCCAGGTGCGGCTGTTCGACTACCGCTTCGACGTGAAGACGGGCTTCGAGCCCCGCTTCACCGACTCCGACCTGCTGCGGGTGGCCCTGTGCCGGGTCCACGAGGAACGCGCCGAGCACTTCACCCTCATGCAGGAGAAGGTGTGGAACCCCGCCATGGCCGGCTCGCCCGGCATGATCCGGGGGCTGTTCGCCGAGGCGCCCGGGCACGAGTTCATGGTGCTCTCGATGTGGCGCTCGGAGGCCGAACACGGAAAGTACCGGACCGAACGCGTGGAGCGGCTCGCGCTGCGCGCCCAGACGGAAGCGGACATATCCGCCCTCACCGGTGACATCGTCGAACTCGAGTCGACCTGGACGGTTTGA
- a CDS encoding histidine phosphatase family protein: protein MARPRRIVLVRHGESTGNVDDTVYEREPDHALALTDRGWQQAEETGKTLREVFGRERVSVYVSPYRRTHETLRAFHLDPELIRVREEPRLREQDWGNWQDRDDVRLQKTYRDAYGHFFYRFAQGESGADVYDRVGGFLESLFRSFEAPDHPPNVLIVTHGLAMRLFCMRWFHWTVAEFESLANPGNAEMRMLVLGDDDKYALDRPFNRWRDPEPYGITGIEWQSDDR from the coding sequence ATGGCACGACCACGGCGCATCGTCCTTGTCCGGCACGGGGAGTCAACGGGCAATGTTGATGACACCGTCTACGAGCGTGAACCCGACCATGCACTGGCCCTGACCGACCGGGGATGGCAGCAGGCCGAGGAGACGGGAAAGACCCTGCGGGAGGTGTTCGGCCGCGAGCGGGTCAGCGTGTACGTCTCCCCCTACCGGCGTACGCATGAGACGCTCCGGGCCTTCCACCTGGACCCCGAGCTCATACGGGTACGTGAAGAGCCCCGGCTGCGCGAGCAGGACTGGGGAAACTGGCAGGACCGCGACGACGTTCGGTTGCAGAAGACCTACCGGGACGCCTACGGGCACTTCTTCTACCGTTTCGCCCAGGGCGAGAGCGGCGCCGACGTCTACGACCGGGTCGGCGGGTTCCTGGAGAGCCTCTTCCGCAGCTTCGAGGCTCCCGACCACCCGCCGAACGTGCTCATCGTGACCCATGGCCTCGCGATGCGGCTGTTCTGCATGCGCTGGTTCCACTGGACGGTCGCGGAATTCGAGTCCCTCGCGAATCCGGGGAACGCCGAGATGCGGATGCTCGTTCTCGGGGACGACGACAAATACGCGCTCGACCGGCCCTTCAACCGCTGGCGAGATCCGGAACCGTACGGGATCACCGGGATAGAGTGGCAGAGCGATGACCGCTGA
- a CDS encoding ADP-ribosylglycohydrolase family protein, with amino-acid sequence MTADSSPDRRLGRALASLRGLAVGDALGSQFFVPVNYPLLQRRELPPGPWQWTDDTEMACSVVAVLAAHHRIDQDALAQFFARHHDFDRGYGPAVNRLLRLVREGADWRELSAALFNGQGSWGNGAAMRVAPLGAWYADDPEQATHQAEISAYPTHQHREAVVGAMAVAAAAALVGAPGGPPSAEALLDGVVALVPKSAVGAGLRRARDMLDYADAATVAAVLGCGRRTSAHDTVPFAVWSAARALGDYEAAFWTTAQVGGDVDTTCAIVGGILASGKAGAPPEEWARQVEALPGWMPARHVMPEA; translated from the coding sequence ATGACCGCTGACTCCTCTCCCGACCGGCGCCTGGGGCGCGCGCTGGCCAGCCTGCGCGGCCTCGCCGTGGGTGACGCGCTGGGCTCACAGTTCTTCGTGCCGGTGAACTATCCGTTGCTCCAGCGCCGCGAGCTGCCGCCCGGCCCCTGGCAGTGGACCGACGACACGGAGATGGCCTGCTCCGTCGTGGCCGTCCTGGCCGCCCACCACCGCATCGACCAGGACGCACTGGCCCAGTTCTTCGCGCGGCACCACGACTTCGACCGCGGGTACGGTCCCGCCGTCAACCGGCTGCTGAGGCTGGTCAGGGAGGGTGCCGACTGGCGTGAGCTGTCGGCCGCCCTGTTCAACGGGCAGGGGTCCTGGGGCAACGGCGCCGCGATGCGCGTCGCCCCGCTGGGGGCCTGGTACGCGGACGATCCCGAGCAGGCGACCCATCAGGCCGAGATCTCCGCCTACCCCACGCATCAGCACCGGGAGGCCGTGGTCGGGGCCATGGCCGTCGCCGCGGCCGCCGCGCTGGTCGGCGCCCCCGGAGGGCCGCCCAGCGCCGAGGCGCTCCTGGACGGCGTCGTCGCACTCGTCCCGAAGAGCGCCGTCGGCGCCGGTCTGCGGCGCGCCAGGGACATGCTCGACTACGCCGACGCGGCCACCGTCGCGGCAGTGCTGGGCTGCGGGAGGCGGACGTCTGCCCACGACACCGTCCCCTTCGCGGTCTGGTCGGCGGCACGCGCCCTCGGTGACTACGAGGCGGCGTTCTGGACGACCGCGCAGGTCGGCGGCGATGTGGACACGACGTGCGCCATCGTCGGCGGAATTCTCGCGTCCGGGAAGGCGGGGGCTCCTCCGGAGGAGTGGGCGCGGCAGGTGGAGGCGCTGCCGGGGTGGATGCCCGCGCGCCACGTGATGCCCGAAGCCTGA
- a CDS encoding MFS transporter, giving the protein MTTSQLTQNQKPGAARREGHPGIALTVIAACQLMVVLDATIVNIALPHIQDSLNFSTTDLTWVVSAYTLTFGGLLLLGARAGDILGRRRVFMAGILLFTFASLLGGLAQEPWQLLAARALQGVGGAIASPTSLALITTTFPEGPERNRAFGVFAAVSAGGGAIGLLAGGMLTEWLDWRWVLFVNVPIGVLIAFVTPLYISESERHPGRFDIAGALTSTLGMASLVYAFIRAAEEGWRDGLTVSAFAVALVLLVAFVFTEARAKEPITPLKMFADRNRSGTYVIMLSLAAAMFGMFFYIVLFVQNVLGYSPIKAGLAFLPVTVAIAAGAGLSQRFLPAVGPKPFMLVGSALVALGLTWQAFISPDSSYVGGVLGPMVVFGFGMGLNFVTVTVTAVSGVAPHEAGAASGLLNATQQVGGSLGLSILTTVFGTASKDEAEKQLPKFLTEGTPEQKAEFAKTHQLPAPWGHEVLAHGISTAFVPAAAMAALALVTAWFVIRIQKSDLEALSGTAGPTAG; this is encoded by the coding sequence GTGACAACCTCTCAGCTGACTCAGAACCAGAAACCCGGGGCGGCCCGTCGGGAGGGACACCCCGGCATCGCACTCACCGTGATCGCGGCCTGCCAACTCATGGTGGTACTCGACGCGACGATTGTGAACATCGCGCTCCCGCACATTCAAGACTCGCTCAATTTCAGCACCACCGATCTCACCTGGGTGGTCAGCGCCTACACGCTCACCTTCGGCGGCCTGCTGCTGCTCGGTGCCAGAGCGGGTGACATCCTCGGCCGGCGACGAGTGTTCATGGCCGGCATCCTTCTCTTCACCTTCGCCTCGCTCCTGGGCGGACTGGCGCAGGAACCCTGGCAGTTGCTCGCCGCACGCGCCCTCCAGGGCGTGGGAGGCGCCATCGCGTCGCCCACCTCGCTGGCGCTCATCACCACCACGTTCCCTGAAGGGCCGGAGCGGAACCGGGCCTTCGGCGTCTTCGCCGCGGTCTCCGCGGGCGGCGGCGCCATCGGCCTGCTCGCGGGCGGCATGCTCACCGAGTGGCTCGACTGGCGCTGGGTGCTGTTCGTCAACGTGCCCATCGGGGTGCTCATCGCCTTCGTCACGCCGCTCTACATCAGCGAGTCCGAACGCCACCCCGGACGCTTCGACATAGCCGGAGCGCTGACCTCGACGCTCGGCATGGCCTCCTTGGTCTACGCGTTCATCCGCGCGGCGGAGGAAGGCTGGCGGGACGGTCTGACCGTCAGCGCCTTCGCGGTCGCCCTGGTCCTGCTGGTCGCCTTCGTGTTCACGGAGGCGCGGGCCAAGGAGCCGATCACTCCGCTGAAGATGTTCGCCGACCGCAACCGCTCCGGTACGTACGTGATCATGCTGAGCCTCGCTGCGGCCATGTTCGGCATGTTCTTCTACATCGTGCTCTTCGTGCAGAACGTGCTGGGCTACAGCCCGATCAAGGCGGGTCTCGCCTTCCTCCCCGTCACGGTCGCCATCGCTGCGGGCGCGGGTCTGTCGCAGCGCTTCCTGCCCGCCGTCGGCCCCAAGCCCTTCATGCTCGTCGGTTCCGCGCTGGTGGCGCTCGGCCTCACCTGGCAGGCCTTCATCAGTCCCGACAGCTCCTACGTCGGCGGGGTGCTCGGACCGATGGTGGTCTTCGGCTTCGGCATGGGACTGAACTTCGTGACGGTGACGGTCACCGCCGTCTCGGGTGTCGCCCCGCACGAAGCGGGCGCCGCGTCCGGTCTGCTCAACGCCACACAACAGGTGGGAGGTTCGCTCGGCCTGTCGATCCTGACGACCGTCTTCGGCACGGCCAGCAAGGACGAGGCGGAGAAACAACTGCCGAAGTTCCTCACGGAGGGAACCCCCGAACAGAAGGCCGAGTTCGCCAAGACGCACCAGTTGCCCGCTCCCTGGGGGCACGAGGTACTCGCGCACGGCATCTCGACGGCCTTCGTCCCGGCCGCAGCAATGGCCGCACTCGCTCTGGTGACGGCCTGGTTCGTCATCCGTATCCAGAAGAGCGACCTGGAGGCGCTGTCCGGCACGGCGGGCCCCACGGCCGGCTGA
- a CDS encoding TetR/AcrR family transcriptional regulator, protein MVTSRWTAAPARASSPRRRGAVLERAILDATLEQLGTVGWNGLTMEGVASGAQTGKAAVYRRWPSKEALVADALRAGLPRLDAVPDLGSVREDLMALCRDARDAMFSRPGFALRSIIHECDPIQAERFHTLIIEGVVEPTVKLLHEVVTRGIERGEVRSDAANGYVFDAIPAMMMYRSKMCGCEWNDRELDEMIDRLMLPLLRPDMP, encoded by the coding sequence ATGGTTACTTCGCGCTGGACGGCCGCCCCCGCTCGGGCGTCCTCTCCCCGCCGGCGCGGCGCCGTGCTCGAACGTGCGATTCTCGATGCCACGCTGGAGCAGTTGGGCACCGTCGGCTGGAACGGCCTCACCATGGAGGGAGTGGCGTCCGGCGCTCAGACCGGCAAGGCCGCCGTCTACCGCCGCTGGCCCTCCAAGGAGGCCCTTGTCGCGGACGCCCTGCGGGCCGGATTGCCCCGGCTGGATGCCGTACCCGATCTGGGCAGCGTGCGTGAGGATCTGATGGCGCTGTGCCGTGACGCCCGTGACGCGATGTTTTCCCGTCCCGGTTTCGCCTTGCGTTCGATCATTCACGAATGCGATCCGATCCAGGCGGAACGCTTCCATACCTTGATCATCGAGGGGGTGGTGGAGCCGACCGTGAAACTGCTGCACGAGGTAGTCACCCGCGGAATCGAGCGAGGTGAGGTGCGGTCCGACGCGGCGAATGGCTATGTCTTCGATGCCATTCCGGCCATGATGATGTATCGGTCGAAGATGTGCGGGTGCGAATGGAATGATCGCGAACTCGATGAGATGATCGACCGGCTCATGCTGCCGCTGCTGCGGCCGGACATGCCCTGA
- a CDS encoding ribonuclease HII, which produces MPYEPPTHTVERSLRATTGAKVIAGVDEVGRGAWAGPVTVCAAVTGLRRPPVGLTDSKLLTVKRRNELSQELLKWVTSHALGHASPEEIDDLGMTAALRLAAGRALEALPVRPDAVILDGKHDYLGAPWRVRTVIKGDQSCVAVAAASVIAKVQRDKMMAELGIDHADFGFADNAGYPSPVHKAALEERGPTPFHRLSWAYLDALPQWRHLKKARTWASGSVPGVEGQLGFDF; this is translated from the coding sequence ATGCCGTACGAACCACCCACTCACACCGTCGAGCGCTCCCTCCGCGCCACGACCGGAGCGAAGGTCATTGCCGGTGTCGACGAGGTGGGCCGCGGTGCCTGGGCCGGGCCCGTCACCGTCTGCGCGGCCGTCACCGGACTCCGTCGGCCCCCCGTAGGTCTCACCGATTCCAAGCTGCTCACCGTCAAGCGGCGTAATGAGCTTTCCCAGGAGCTGCTGAAGTGGGTGACGTCGCACGCTCTGGGGCACGCCTCCCCGGAGGAGATCGACGACCTGGGGATGACCGCCGCGCTCCGGCTCGCCGCCGGGCGGGCCCTGGAGGCCCTCCCCGTCCGCCCGGACGCGGTGATCCTCGACGGGAAGCACGACTACCTCGGCGCGCCGTGGAGGGTCCGCACGGTGATCAAGGGCGACCAGTCCTGCGTGGCGGTCGCGGCGGCCTCGGTGATCGCCAAGGTCCAGCGCGACAAAATGATGGCCGAACTGGGTATCGACCATGCAGACTTCGGTTTTGCGGACAATGCCGGGTATCCGTCACCCGTGCACAAGGCCGCGTTGGAGGAGCGGGGACCCACTCCGTTCCACCGGTTGTCGTGGGCGTATCTTGATGCGCTGCCCCAGTGGCGGCACCTCAAGAAGGCCCGTACCTGGGCGAGCGGGAGCGTTCCAGGAGTCGAAGGTCAACTTGGCTTCGACTTCTGA
- a CDS encoding RecQ family ATP-dependent DNA helicase, with amino-acid sequence MEHTSNADLRADADTVLARLVGDATGVARLREDQWRAIEALVADRRRALVVQRTGWGKSAVYFVATSLLRARGSGPTVIVSPLLALMRNQVEAAARAGIHARTINSSNTEEWATVQAEIAAGEVDVLLVSPERLNNPDFRDEVLPALAAATGLLVVDEAHCISDWGHDFRPDYRRLRTMLTDLPPGVPVLATTATANARVTADVAEQLGTGGTSDALVLRGPLDRESLSLNVLRLPDAAHRMAWLADHFDDLPGSGIVYTLTVAAAEEVTAFLRQRGHIVASYTGRTENADRQQAEEDLLANKVKALVATSALGMGFDKPDLGFVVHLGSPSSPIAYYQQVGRAGRGVEHAEVLLLPGKEDEAIWEYFASLAFPSEELVRRTLDVLARAERPVSLPALEPLVELRRSRLETMLKVLDVDGAVKRVKGGWLATGQPWRYETERYEWVARQRKAEQEAMRQYASTTDCRMEFLQRQLDDEGAKPCGRCDNCAGARYAAETSTAALDAARVDLGRAGVEVEPRRMWPTGLPAIGVELKGRIPAGEQASTGRALGRLSDIGWGNRLRPMLTAHASDEPVPDDVARAVVGVLADWAKGPGGWASAVADASPRPVGVVTIASRTRPRLIHSLGARIAEVGRLPLLGSVEYTADASPISRSNSAQRLKALHGMLEVPPALAAALTEAPGPVLLVDDYTETGWTLAVAARMLRRAGAHGVLPLVLAVQG; translated from the coding sequence ATGGAGCACACGAGCAACGCGGATCTCCGGGCCGACGCCGACACCGTCCTCGCCCGCCTCGTCGGTGACGCCACGGGCGTGGCCCGGCTGCGCGAGGACCAGTGGCGGGCGATCGAGGCGCTGGTCGCGGACCGGCGCCGGGCCCTGGTGGTGCAGCGGACGGGGTGGGGCAAGTCCGCCGTCTATTTCGTGGCGACCTCCCTGCTCCGAGCCCGCGGTTCCGGCCCCACGGTGATCGTCTCCCCGCTGCTCGCCCTGATGCGCAACCAGGTCGAGGCCGCGGCCCGGGCCGGTATCCACGCACGGACCATCAACTCCTCGAACACCGAGGAGTGGGCCACCGTGCAGGCCGAGATCGCCGCCGGTGAGGTCGACGTCCTGCTGGTCAGCCCGGAGCGGCTGAACAACCCGGACTTCCGTGACGAGGTACTGCCCGCACTGGCGGCCGCGACCGGACTGCTCGTGGTCGACGAGGCCCACTGCATCTCCGACTGGGGCCACGACTTCCGCCCGGACTACCGGCGGCTGCGGACCATGCTCACCGATCTCCCGCCGGGCGTACCGGTACTCGCGACGACCGCGACCGCCAACGCGCGCGTGACCGCTGATGTCGCCGAACAGCTCGGCACCGGCGGCACCTCGGACGCCCTGGTGCTGCGCGGCCCCCTGGACCGCGAGAGCCTCAGCCTGAACGTGCTGCGGCTGCCCGACGCCGCTCACCGGATGGCGTGGCTCGCCGATCACTTCGACGACCTGCCCGGCTCCGGAATCGTCTATACGCTCACCGTCGCCGCCGCGGAGGAGGTCACGGCCTTCCTCCGGCAGCGCGGCCACATCGTCGCCTCGTACACCGGACGCACGGAGAACGCCGACCGGCAGCAGGCCGAAGAGGACCTGCTGGCCAACAAGGTCAAGGCGCTGGTCGCCACCTCCGCGCTCGGCATGGGCTTCGACAAGCCCGACCTCGGATTCGTCGTGCACCTGGGCTCGCCCTCCTCCCCCATCGCGTACTACCAGCAGGTGGGCCGCGCCGGACGTGGTGTGGAGCACGCGGAGGTCCTTCTGCTGCCGGGGAAGGAGGACGAGGCGATCTGGGAGTACTTCGCGTCGCTCGCCTTCCCGTCGGAGGAGCTGGTGCGCCGCACCCTGGATGTCCTCGCGCGCGCGGAGCGGCCCGTGTCGCTGCCCGCCCTGGAGCCCTTGGTGGAGCTGCGCCGCTCCCGCCTGGAGACCATGCTCAAGGTCCTCGACGTGGACGGGGCGGTCAAGCGCGTCAAGGGCGGCTGGCTCGCGACCGGACAGCCCTGGAGGTACGAGACCGAGCGGTACGAGTGGGTCGCCCGGCAGCGCAAGGCCGAGCAGGAGGCGATGCGGCAGTACGCGTCGACGACGGACTGCCGGATGGAGTTCCTTCAGCGCCAGCTCGACGACGAAGGCGCCAAGCCCTGCGGCCGCTGCGACAACTGCGCGGGGGCGCGTTACGCCGCCGAGACGTCCACGGCCGCACTGGACGCCGCGCGAGTGGACCTGGGCCGCGCGGGCGTCGAGGTGGAGCCCCGCCGGATGTGGCCGACCGGCCTCCCGGCGATCGGCGTGGAGCTCAAGGGGCGCATTCCGGCCGGTGAACAGGCGTCGACCGGGCGTGCTTTGGGGCGCCTCTCCGACATCGGCTGGGGCAACCGGCTGCGCCCGATGCTCACTGCCCATGCTTCCGACGAGCCGGTTCCGGACGATGTGGCGAGGGCCGTGGTGGGGGTGCTGGCCGACTGGGCGAAGGGTCCCGGCGGTTGGGCCTCCGCGGTGGCCGACGCATCGCCGCGCCCGGTCGGCGTGGTCACCATCGCCTCCCGCACCCGACCGCGGTTGATCCACTCGCTGGGCGCGCGCATCGCCGAAGTCGGCCGGCTGCCGCTCCTGGGCTCGGTGGAGTACACCGCTGACGCCTCACCGATCTCCCGGAGCAACAGCGCCCAACGTCTCAAGGCGCTCCACGGCATGCTGGAGGTGCCGCCCGCACTCGCCGCCGCGCTCACCGAGGCCCCAGGGCCCGTTCTGCTCGTGGACGACTACACCGAGACGGGCTGGACCCTCGCGGTCGCGGCCCGGATGCTCCGTCGCGCGGGCGCGCACGGGGTGTTGCCTCTGGTACTGGCCGTGCAAGGCTGA
- a CDS encoding DUF4192 family protein: MTNHSETTGSSENGDLAGRDGREHPAYVSHTMYDGAVGYGASPADHQVTLRTPGELADALPYLLGYRPEDSIVLVALHDRGGRGRFGGRARLGIPANPDDWGAVAQQLAQGLVKGSERRGTRPANMVAYLCQEPGKGETGRQVMERLQPLAHRLRLECGRLDVPVIEALCIADGRFWSYCCGGKGCCPVEGVAMGLPGTSVLAAAATYAGIQVRGTLRELRARLLPLETGAALEQEIALDTAGMALVPRILDEASRAAVADETLDLAGRVVRRLAEAPVVPGALMADRRDDELLGFDEAAALILGLQDRVTRDRAAGWMEGDEAAPALRLWRALARRCVGPYGEHAAAPLTLAGWVAWSSGDDLEAREALAMALGADPDYLFARLLHQACNEGLDPESVRRCLRGEREGRGLPTAAETPGKTAAAEGSEGAEGPQDPGGTEFRAGLCGTERGDASTDLRCPEAENHPGEGSCPDQGNCSADEDSSAEEIRSGEPNDVDGADEAEHEDRPGEGHGASGPHTPATCASEPVPVPAPTASRRRRRVRPAGAEAAHAPAVAGAEESQEPERRARGTNELRARAPRSHVTRPSAPSRGGSRTRPVGKASARRRDECPEGLRSDSDDTTGKG, encoded by the coding sequence ATGACGAATCACAGCGAAACCACTGGATCATCCGAAAACGGCGACCTCGCCGGACGGGACGGACGTGAGCACCCGGCCTATGTCAGCCACACGATGTACGACGGAGCTGTCGGGTACGGCGCAAGCCCCGCCGACCACCAGGTCACCCTGCGCACTCCGGGGGAGCTCGCCGACGCTCTGCCCTACCTGCTCGGGTACCGGCCGGAGGACAGCATCGTCCTGGTCGCCCTGCACGACCGCGGCGGACGAGGCCGGTTCGGCGGCCGGGCCCGGCTCGGCATTCCCGCGAACCCGGACGACTGGGGAGCCGTCGCCCAGCAGTTGGCGCAAGGGCTCGTGAAGGGCAGCGAACGCCGGGGCACCCGTCCCGCGAACATGGTCGCCTACCTCTGCCAGGAACCGGGGAAGGGGGAGACGGGCCGTCAGGTCATGGAGCGGCTCCAACCGTTGGCCCACCGACTACGTCTCGAATGCGGCCGCCTCGATGTCCCGGTGATCGAGGCGCTCTGTATCGCCGACGGCCGATTCTGGTCGTACTGCTGCGGGGGCAAGGGCTGCTGCCCGGTCGAAGGGGTGGCGATGGGCCTGCCAGGCACCTCGGTGCTGGCCGCGGCCGCGACCTACGCGGGGATCCAGGTCCGGGGCACCTTGCGCGAGTTGCGCGCCCGACTGCTGCCCCTGGAGACGGGTGCCGCACTGGAGCAGGAGATCGCCCTGGACACCGCCGGCATGGCGCTCGTCCCGAGGATCCTCGACGAGGCGAGTCGCGCGGCGGTGGCCGACGAGACGCTGGACCTGGCCGGACGGGTTGTGCGCCGCCTCGCCGAGGCGCCCGTCGTGCCGGGCGCTCTCATGGCGGACCGCCGAGACGACGAACTGCTCGGATTCGACGAGGCCGCGGCTTTGATTCTCGGCCTTCAGGACCGGGTGACGCGTGACCGGGCGGCCGGGTGGATGGAGGGCGACGAGGCGGCTCCCGCCCTGCGTCTCTGGCGGGCACTGGCACGGCGCTGCGTCGGACCCTACGGCGAACACGCGGCGGCGCCCCTCACCCTCGCCGGTTGGGTCGCCTGGTCCAGCGGCGATGACCTCGAGGCAAGGGAAGCCCTCGCCATGGCTCTGGGTGCGGACCCGGACTATCTGTTCGCCCGCCTCCTGCACCAGGCCTGCAACGAGGGCCTCGACCCCGAGTCGGTACGACGCTGCCTGCGCGGCGAGCGCGAGGGACGCGGGCTGCCCACGGCAGCGGAGACGCCTGGCAAGACGGCTGCGGCCGAGGGCTCCGAAGGTGCCGAGGGCCCGCAGGACCCCGGCGGGACGGAGTTCCGCGCAGGCCTGTGCGGAACCGAGAGGGGAGACGCGTCCACCGACCTCCGGTGTCCAGAGGCGGAGAATCACCCCGGCGAGGGAAGCTGCCCCGACCAGGGGAACTGCTCCGCGGATGAAGACAGCTCCGCCGAAGAGATCCGCTCCGGCGAACCCAACGACGTAGACGGCGCCGACGAAGCCGAGCACGAGGACCGTCCCGGCGAAGGGCACGGCGCCTCCGGCCCGCACACTCCAGCCACCTGCGCATCAGAACCTGTGCCGGTACCCGCTCCCACGGCTTCTCGCAGGCGTCGCCGTGTCCGCCCCGCCGGTGCCGAAGCGGCCCACGCACCGGCTGTGGCCGGAGCGGAGGAAAGCCAGGAACCGGAACGCCGCGCACGGGGAACGAACGAGCTTCGCGCTCGCGCACCGAGGTCGCACGTCACGCGCCCTTCCGCGCCGAGCCGAGGAGGATCCCGAACCCGCCCGGTGGGGAAGGCCTCCGCGCGGCGCCGTGACGAATGCCCGGAAGGCCTGCGGTCCGACAGCGACGACACCACGGGGAAGGGGTGA